The DNA region GGAACGCAAGGTGGGAGGGAAGCCGGGTTAAGCCCGGAGGTGGAAGCCGAGATCCGCTACCTGGAGGCCATGATCGCCCGCCTCGAGGCGGGAGAGGAAGACCCCGAGGACTTCCGAGTCTTTCGCTTGAAAAACGGCATCTACGGCATCCGGGGCAGGCCGGAGCATCACATGGTTCGCATCAAGCTTCCCGTGGGCCGGATCAGCCCGGAAGCCTTAAGGGTCTTGGCGGAGGTGGCCGAGCGCTATGCGGAAAACCGTCTGGCCCACGTGACCACCCGGCAGGCGGTGCAGCTCCACCACGTGCACCGCAAGCACCTACCGGAGCTTTTGCGGCGGGTGAACCGGGCGGGCCTCACCACCCGGGAGGCCTGCGGCCATTCCATCCGCGCCATCACCTGCTGCCCCTACGCCGGCGTTTCTCCGGAGGAAGCCTTTGACGTGACCCCTTACGCCCAGGCCACCTACCGCTACTTCCTCCGCCACCCCGTGGGGCAGAACCTACCCCGGAAGTTCAAGATCGCCTTTGAGGGATGCGCCACCGACCACGCCCGCACCCCTATCCACGACATCGGGGCGGTGGCCGCCCTGGAGGGAGGCAAAAGGGGCTTCCGCATCTATGTGGGCGGTGGCCTGGGAGCTGCACCCATGAGCGCCGAACTTCTGGAACCCTTCACCCCGGAAGAGGACCTCCTGCCCACCCTCCTGGCCATCCTTCGCCTTTTTGACCGCCACGGCAACCGCAAGGTGCTGACCCAGGCCCGGCTTAAGTTCCTGCTGAAAAAGTGGGGGATCGCCGCCTTCCGGGAAGCGGTGCGGGAGGAACGGCGCATCGTAAAGCTTACCGCCAGGGGTGCAGACCTACAGGCCTGGCAACCTCCCCAAGACCCCCCTCCCCCACGGCTTCCCTCCCCTCCGAAGAAACCCTTTTCCTTCGCTCCGGGGTTTGACGAGTGGCGCCGCAACAACCTCTTCCGCCAGAAGCAGGCAGGTTTCTACACGGTAATCGTCCGCCTACCCCTTGGGGATATCACGCCCGAGGGCCTCAGGGCCCTGGCGGAGATCGCCGAAACCTATGCCGGGGAGGTAAGAAGCGCCATCAGCCAGAATTTCCTCCTCCGCTTCGTGCCGGAAGAGGCTTTGGGAGGGCTTTATGAGGCCCTTCTGGAATCGGGCCTCGCCCATCCCCAGGCCCACACCATCCTGGACATCACCCGTTGCCCGGGGGCGGATACTTGCAACCTGGCCATCACCCACTCCCGGGGCTTGGCCCAGGCCCTGGAATCCCATCTCCTGGACCTTCCCTTAATCCAGGACCCGGGGGTGCGGCCCATCAGCCTTAAGATCTCCGGCTGCCCCAACTCCTGCGGCCAGCACCCTATCGCCGACATCGGCTTCTACGGCTCCAGCCGCAAGGTGGGGGAAAGGGAGGTACCCCATTACACCCTCCTCCTGGGCGGGCGCACCCGGGAAGGCGAGGCCCGTTTCGGCCAGGTAGTGGCCCGCATCCCCGCCCGGCGCGCACCCGAGGCGGTGGAACGGATCCTGAGGCGCTACCAGGAGGAGCGGCAGCAGAACGAGAGCTTCCAGGCCTTTTTGGACCGGAAAGGGGCTGCTTCCTTCAAGCCCCTCCTGGAGGACCTCCAGAGTATTCCCCCTTACGAGGAAGCCCCGGAGTTCTACCAGGATCTAGGAGCAGATGGGCAGGATTTCCGAGTCCAGCTAGGCCGCGGGGAATGCGCGGTCTGAGAACCTTGGAAGGGAGGATGCGGATCGCTTACGCCGGTCTGCGTAGGAAGGAGGAGTTCCGGATTTTGGCGGAGAAACTGGGGCTTACCCCCCTACTTTTTCCCGTACAGGCCACTGAGAAGGTACCGGTGCCCGAATACCGGGATCACCTCCGGCGCCTGGCGGAAGGGGTAGACCTGCTGGTGGCCACCACCGGGGTGGGAGTGAAGGACCTGCTGGAGGGCGGTCGGGCCTTAGGGCTCACCCTGCAGGAGCCCCTGAAAAGGGCCCACCGCCTGGCTCGAGGAACCAAGGCCGCCCGGGCCCTGAGGGAACTTGGCCTCCCTCCCCATGGGGTAGGGGACGGGACCAGCGCAAGCCTCCTTCCCCTGCTTCCCCAGGGGCCGGGGATAGCCGCCCTTCAGCTCTACGGCAAGCC from Thermus caldifontis includes:
- a CDS encoding nitrite/sulfite reductase is translated as MEGTQGGREAGLSPEVEAEIRYLEAMIARLEAGEEDPEDFRVFRLKNGIYGIRGRPEHHMVRIKLPVGRISPEALRVLAEVAERYAENRLAHVTTRQAVQLHHVHRKHLPELLRRVNRAGLTTREACGHSIRAITCCPYAGVSPEEAFDVTPYAQATYRYFLRHPVGQNLPRKFKIAFEGCATDHARTPIHDIGAVAALEGGKRGFRIYVGGGLGAAPMSAELLEPFTPEEDLLPTLLAILRLFDRHGNRKVLTQARLKFLLKKWGIAAFREAVREERRIVKLTARGADLQAWQPPQDPPPPRLPSPPKKPFSFAPGFDEWRRNNLFRQKQAGFYTVIVRLPLGDITPEGLRALAEIAETYAGEVRSAISQNFLLRFVPEEALGGLYEALLESGLAHPQAHTILDITRCPGADTCNLAITHSRGLAQALESHLLDLPLIQDPGVRPISLKISGCPNSCGQHPIADIGFYGSSRKVGEREVPHYTLLLGGRTREGEARFGQVVARIPARRAPEAVERILRRYQEERQQNESFQAFLDRKGAASFKPLLEDLQSIPPYEEAPEFYQDLGADGQDFRVQLGRGECAV
- a CDS encoding uroporphyrinogen-III synthase, with the protein product MRIAYAGLRRKEEFRILAEKLGLTPLLFPVQATEKVPVPEYRDHLRRLAEGVDLLVATTGVGVKDLLEGGRALGLTLQEPLKRAHRLARGTKAARALRELGLPPHGVGDGTSASLLPLLPQGPGIAALQLYGKPLPLLEKALEERGYLVLPLMPYRHLPDPEGIRRLENAILAGEVDAVAFVAAIQVEFLFEGASDPEALRLALNGRVRALAVGRVTADALMEWGVRPFYMDEKERLGSMLQGFLRFLQEVV